The Laspinema palackyanum D2c sequence GACAAGCTAGGGGCATCCCTGCACCTGTTGGATTTTAACGGAATGAGCTTGGATACGTCCAGCCCGATGGGGAGGATGATGCTGACGATGATCGCCGGTTTTGCCGAACTCGAAAGAAATCTCTGTAAACAACGGACTAAAGACGCTATCCAGCACAAGAAAAACTGTAAACAAGTTTACTCCCGCCCTGTCTATGGTTACGTCACTGATGAGTTTGGACAAATGGTAGAGGACCCTTCTGAGCAGGAAGCGATCTGCATCATGAAGGCCATGAAGGCAGCCGGGTCAAGTTTGAGGGCAATCTGTGCCCAGTTAACCGAGTTAGGGTTCCAAACTAAACGGGGAGGGAAAATCTGGTACGCGGCAACGGTTAAGGGCATCCTGGAGAATTCTCTACATCAGGAGGTTGCAGCATCATGATCATCAGGCTAGAAGATAGAGTCCTGGAGTTAGTAGAGACCCATAGGTGACTTAAACAGACTATGCCGAATGACCACCCATTGCCCGAATGTTATCCCGTGGAATTTTTATCAAGTGAGCGAGATTTATCAGCAACGCCGCTAGACCTGGGGTAAGCCTTGAGGAGAAAATCCCTCCCAATGAGGGGATTTTTCATCAATCCATTCCCCCTCCGCTAAAAAATTCCCTCACTGAGAGGGTGTTTTTGAGGCAGCCTAAGAAGAAATCCCTACCCACCGAGAGTAAATTCCCCAAGCCCA is a genomic window containing:
- a CDS encoding recombinase family protein; the encoded protein is MAPKGFDNSTVIYIRVSTDEQAKEGVSIPAQVEKLEAYCKQAGLRIVQVVIDDGVSAGKFLSTRPGGSQLVELVRSRQVKNIVAVKLDRLFRSAADALTSVDNWDKLGASLHLLDFNGMSLDTSSPMGRMMLTMIAGFAELERNLCKQRTKDAIQHKKNCKQVYSRPVYGYVTDEFGQMVEDPSEQEAICIMKAMKAAGSSLRAICAQLTELGFQTKRGGKIWYAATVKGILENSLHQEVAAS